A section of the Telopea speciosissima isolate NSW1024214 ecotype Mountain lineage chromosome 3, Tspe_v1, whole genome shotgun sequence genome encodes:
- the LOC122656731 gene encoding cyclin-dependent kinase inhibitor 5-like: MLCKLKRDMGKYMRKAKITGEVAVMEVAQSSLGVRTRAKTLALQRLQKSTTASMVDSGASYLQLRSRRLEKPPLLAASNHEAKKQQNPPLPRDKEKESAKANPNPNSPTSSRLVADSGNSCSVASVSCSKYEEEFSTEEKTPVAIEVVSQDNNLNNNDGGIEASFGENVLENEGRERSTRETTPCSLIRDSDTIGTPGSTTRPTNSTATNRRVQNAMRRIIPTAHEMEEFFAGAEQQQQRLFTEKYNFDPVNDKPLPGRYEWVRVKP; encoded by the exons ATGCTGTGTAAGCTGAAGAGGGATATGGGGAAGTACATGAGGAAAGCCAAAATCACAGGGGAGGTTGCAGTCATGGAAGTCGCTCAGTCGTCTCTGGGGGTTCGGACCAGAGCCAAAACCCTAGCCTTGCAGAGACTCCAGAAATCGACGACGGCATCGATGGTTGATTCCGGGGCTTCTTATTTACAGCTCCGAAGTCGGAGGCTTGAGAAACCTCCTCTGCTTGCGGCCAGCAACCATGAAGCGAAGAAACAACAAAACCCACCACTACCAAGagataaagagaaggaaagcgCCAAagcaaaccctaaccctaattctccaaCAAGTTCCAGGTTGGTGGCGGATTCTGGAAATTCTTGCTCTGTTGCTTCGGTGAGTTGTTCAAAATATGAAGAGGAGTTTTCGACCGAGGAGAAAACCCCTGTGGCAATCGAGGTGGTCTCTCAGGATAACAACCTTAACAACAACGATGGGGGTATAGAGGCTTCATTTGGAGAGAATGTTTTGGAAAACGAGGGGAGAGAAAG GAGCACGAGGGAAACTACACCCTGCAGTTTAATAAGGGATTCAGACACCATAGGAACTCCTGGTTCTACTACTAGGCCTACTAACTCTACTGCAACAAATCGAAGAGTACAGAATGCAATGAGGAGAATCATCCCAACAGCACATGAGATGGAGGAGTTCTTCGCCGGTGCAGAGCAACAGCAACAGAGACTGTTCACCGAGAA ATACAATTTTGATCCAGTGAATGATAAGCCTCTTCCTGGACGATATGAATGGGTGAGAGTGAAACCATAA
- the LOC122656734 gene encoding pyridoxal 5'-phosphate synthase subunit PDX1.3-like, producing the protein MADDGVVAVYSNNAITDATKKNQNPFSIKVGMAQILRGGAVFEVTTAEQAKIAEEAGASAIVVLEPPPFQGAVSRMADSSVIKEIKRAVSIPVMAKARVGHFVEAQILETTGVDYIDESEVLTPADEDHHINKHNFRVPFVCGCRGLGSALIRVREGAALIRIEGDVSGSGNIAETVRNVRSVMGDMRVLTNMDDDEVFSFAKKISAPYDLVAQTKQLGRLPVVHFAAGGIVTPADAALMMQLGCDGVIVGSEIFNSPDPYKRTRAIVQAVRHYNDPQVLVETSCELADAMAGLDLSENRVEQYGTEGIY; encoded by the coding sequence ATGGCCGACGACGGTGTCGTTGCAGTCTACAGCAACAACGCCATCACCGATGCCACCAAGAAGAACCAAAACCCATTCTCCATCAAAGTCGGAATGGCCCAAATTCTCAGAGGAGGAGCAGTTTTCGAAGTCACCACTGCAGAACAAGCCAAGATCGCAGAGGAAGCAGGCGCGTCTGCCATCGTCGTCTTAGAGCCACCACCTTTTCAAGGAGCTGTTTCCCGTATGGCTGATTCATCTGTTATTAAAGAAATCAAGAGGGCTGTCTCAATTCCTGTAATGGCAAAAGCCCGTGTCGGCCATTTCGTAGAAGCTCAAATCCTGGAAACCACTGGGGTCGACTATATTGATGAGAGCGAAGTACTCACCCCTGCTGATGAGGATCACCACATCAATAAGCACAATTTCAGGGTGCCCTTTGTCTGCGGATGTCGTGGGCTTGGTTCGGCGTTGATTAGAGTTAGGGAAGGAGCTGCATTGATCAGGATTGAAGGGGATGTATCTGGATCGGGAAACATTGCTGAAACTGTTCGTAATGTGAGATCTGTGATGGGTGATATGAGGGTCCTCACCAACATGGACGATGACGAAGTATTCTCGTTTGCGAAGAAGATCTCTGCTCCTTATGATCTGGTGGCCCAGACAAAGCAACTGGGTAGGCTCCCTGTTGTGCACTTTGCCGCTGGTGGCATTGTCACTCCTGCCGATGCCGCACTTATGATGCAGTTGGGATGCGATGGAGTAATTGTAGGCTCTGAAATTTTCAATTCTCCCGATCCTTACAAGCGTACTCGTGCTATTGTTCAAGCTGTGAGACACTACAACGATCCCCAAGTTTTGGTTGAGACTAGTTGTGAGTTGGCTGATGCCATGGCTGGACTTGATCTTAGTGAGAACAGGGTCGAACAGTATGGAACTGAAGGTATTTACTAA